One genomic segment of Arthrobacter sp. JZ12 includes these proteins:
- a CDS encoding carbohydrate ABC transporter permease, whose product MTASTGTTTLSGTTAARASGRRRGAPSWLASAVLALIGLCFVVPLSWLVLASLDAEATYETQVPSSFSLANFTEILTPEQTFGPLLNSVILSGGSAVITVIAAVLAAYPLSRFNTRFNRPFLYTVLFGTCLPITAIMVPVYSLFVQLNLLDSLAATTFFMAATSLPMAIWMTKNFMDSVPVSLEEAAWVDGASAMKALWHVVVPLMRPGIGVVFIFVFIQAWGNFFVPFILLFSLENQPAAVSIFRFFGQFGTVAYGQLAAFSILYALPVIVLYVLVSRVFGGSFAMSGALKG is encoded by the coding sequence ATGACCGCTTCAACGGGCACGACGACTCTATCGGGCACGACGGCGGCGCGAGCGTCGGGCAGGCGGCGAGGCGCGCCCAGCTGGCTGGCCAGCGCTGTCCTCGCACTGATCGGACTGTGCTTCGTGGTCCCGCTGAGCTGGCTGGTGCTGGCGTCACTCGATGCGGAGGCCACTTACGAGACCCAGGTGCCGTCATCGTTCTCGCTGGCCAACTTCACCGAGATCCTGACGCCGGAGCAGACGTTCGGGCCGCTGCTCAACAGCGTGATTCTCTCGGGCGGATCCGCGGTGATCACGGTGATCGCGGCTGTGCTCGCGGCGTATCCGCTGTCTAGGTTCAACACGCGGTTCAACCGGCCGTTCCTCTACACGGTGCTGTTCGGGACGTGCCTGCCGATCACCGCGATCATGGTGCCCGTGTACAGCCTGTTTGTGCAGCTGAACCTGCTCGATTCGCTCGCCGCGACGACGTTCTTCATGGCTGCGACGTCGCTGCCGATGGCCATTTGGATGACGAAGAACTTTATGGATTCGGTGCCCGTGTCCCTGGAGGAGGCGGCGTGGGTGGACGGCGCGTCCGCCATGAAGGCGCTGTGGCACGTGGTGGTGCCGCTGATGCGTCCCGGGATCGGCGTGGTGTTCATCTTTGTCTTCATCCAGGCATGGGGGAACTTCTTCGTCCCGTTCATCCTGCTGTTCTCGCTGGAAAACCAGCCGGCCGCCGTCAGCATCTTCCGGTTCTTCGGGCAGTTCGGAACCGTTGCCTACGGTCAGCTGGCGGCTTTTTCCATCCTGTATGCACTGCCTGTCATAGTTCTGTACGTCCTCGTCTCGCGCGTG
- a CDS encoding sugar ABC transporter permease — translation MKLVPLAPALILIGIFLAGPIVWSFYGSFTNAALTGVNAKNPEWIGLDNYTALFSDPLFPQSLLLTVVFVLVSAVIGQNFLGLGLALLMRRAHRVVAAVVGVCVVAAWVLPEIVAAFVAYAFFFRDGTLNQLTGLAGLPAVDWLFEHPMLAVILANIWRGTAFSMMVYQAALNDVPKEVTEAAEIDGAGRGQTLLFVTVPMIRRSIATNLMLITLQTLAVFTLIYVMTAGGPTNRSTTLPIMAYEEAFRYSDIGYGTAIAVVMLIIGAAFSLAYIRLLRERKAS, via the coding sequence CTGAAGCTGGTGCCGCTCGCGCCTGCCCTCATCCTGATCGGGATCTTCCTGGCCGGACCGATCGTGTGGTCCTTCTACGGGTCCTTCACCAACGCAGCCCTGACCGGAGTCAACGCAAAGAACCCTGAGTGGATCGGACTCGACAACTACACAGCGCTGTTCTCCGACCCGCTGTTCCCGCAGTCGCTGCTGCTCACCGTCGTCTTCGTGCTCGTTTCGGCCGTGATCGGACAGAACTTCCTCGGACTGGGGCTGGCGCTCCTGATGCGCAGGGCGCATCGGGTGGTTGCCGCCGTCGTCGGTGTTTGTGTTGTGGCGGCCTGGGTGCTGCCGGAGATCGTGGCCGCCTTCGTGGCGTACGCATTCTTCTTCCGGGACGGGACCCTGAACCAGCTCACCGGGCTGGCGGGTCTTCCCGCGGTGGACTGGCTGTTCGAGCATCCGATGCTCGCGGTGATTCTTGCGAACATCTGGCGCGGAACGGCGTTCTCGATGATGGTGTACCAGGCAGCGCTGAATGACGTGCCCAAGGAGGTCACCGAGGCCGCCGAAATCGACGGTGCCGGCCGCGGGCAGACCCTGCTCTTCGTGACCGTGCCGATGATCCGGCGCAGCATCGCCACCAACCTGATGCTCATCACCCTGCAAACACTCGCGGTCTTCACGCTCATCTACGTGATGACGGCCGGCGGGCCCACCAACCGCTCCACGACGCTGCCGATCATGGCGTACGAGGAAGCCTTCCGCTACAGCGATATCGGGTACGGGACGGCCATCGCCGTCGTCATGCTCATCATCGGTGCCGCCTTCTCGCTGGCCTACATCCGGCTGCTGCGGGAGAGGAAGGCGTCATGA
- a CDS encoding extracellular solute-binding protein — MRGASQTLSAAALVALLALSGCASGGGGGTDDAGGETLRIIYQKTGDESPLDTLMQTTKEQFEAANEGVTVELEPVEGTDEDYNTRLALSQRSPDTAPDVFYEDTFRLRSDVEAGYLLNLDEHLAGWDEWDSFNEAAKEAGKADDGSTYAVPLGTDTRVIWYNKQVLQDAGVEVPWQPENWDDLLEMARAVKESQPDAVPFSMYAGTGTGEGTVMQSFYELLYGAEDGGLYDESSQKWIAGSQGFVDSLAFLKTLYDEELAVTPAEALDPNVWQTVIGTLLPENRMGATVEGSYAPSFWQEGGQFAWPEYGDVMGVAPFPTQNGQEPGAVSMSGGWTLAIGAGTENPDLAFEFLTTAMNQENLLSYTIDNSQIAVRTDIAEAPEYLEANPFVGAVSEVVDVTHYRPATSNYAEISTAIQEATEAVITGGATPEEAAATYDETLKSIVGEENVVEG, encoded by the coding sequence ATGCGCGGCGCCTCACAAACCCTTTCAGCAGCGGCCCTCGTCGCACTCCTCGCACTCAGTGGCTGTGCGTCGGGCGGCGGTGGCGGCACCGATGATGCAGGCGGGGAAACACTCCGCATCATCTACCAAAAGACCGGCGATGAATCACCGCTGGACACCCTCATGCAGACCACCAAGGAACAGTTCGAGGCAGCCAATGAGGGCGTGACCGTCGAACTCGAACCGGTCGAGGGCACCGACGAGGACTACAACACCCGATTGGCACTCTCGCAGCGCTCGCCGGACACTGCTCCCGACGTCTTCTACGAGGACACGTTCCGCCTCCGTTCCGACGTTGAGGCCGGCTATCTCCTCAACCTGGACGAGCACCTGGCGGGCTGGGACGAGTGGGACAGCTTCAATGAGGCGGCAAAGGAAGCAGGCAAGGCCGACGACGGCAGCACCTACGCGGTGCCCCTGGGCACCGACACCCGCGTGATCTGGTACAACAAGCAGGTCCTTCAGGACGCCGGCGTCGAGGTGCCCTGGCAGCCCGAGAACTGGGACGACCTGCTCGAGATGGCCCGTGCCGTGAAGGAATCCCAGCCCGACGCAGTGCCGTTCAGCATGTATGCGGGAACAGGCACCGGCGAGGGCACGGTCATGCAGAGCTTCTACGAACTGCTGTACGGAGCCGAGGACGGCGGGCTGTACGACGAATCGTCCCAGAAGTGGATCGCCGGTTCCCAGGGATTTGTTGACTCGTTGGCCTTCCTGAAGACCCTCTACGACGAGGAACTCGCCGTAACGCCTGCCGAAGCGCTGGATCCGAACGTCTGGCAGACAGTCATCGGCACCCTGCTGCCCGAGAACCGGATGGGCGCCACCGTCGAAGGTTCCTACGCGCCGTCGTTCTGGCAGGAAGGCGGGCAGTTCGCGTGGCCGGAATACGGAGACGTCATGGGGGTTGCGCCGTTCCCCACGCAGAACGGCCAGGAGCCGGGCGCGGTGAGCATGTCCGGCGGCTGGACGCTGGCCATCGGTGCCGGAACTGAGAATCCGGACCTCGCATTCGAGTTCCTCACCACCGCGATGAACCAGGAGAACCTGCTCTCCTACACCATCGACAACTCACAGATCGCAGTACGCACGGACATTGCCGAGGCTCCCGAGTACCTCGAGGCCAATCCGTTCGTCGGCGCTGTATCTGAAGTGGTGGACGTGACGCACTATCGCCCAGCCACATCGAACTACGCCGAAATCTCCACCGCGATCCAGGAGGCCACGGAAGCCGTGATTACCGGCGGCGCTACTCCTGAAGAAGCGGCAGCAACCTACGACGAGACGCTCAAGTCCATCGTCGGCGAGGAAAACGTCGTGGAGGGATAG
- a CDS encoding ROK family transcriptional regulator gives MRGSHVRRGTNLPRMGDFNQSVILDAIRRSSEGLSRVELVELIGLSPQAVSNITRRLLAEELIVEAGKAGSGPGKPRTILRINPSGRFAIGVHLDPAVMTVLLMDLMGVVLQRRVRETPVETEPARIIEIIADEVRALIEESSVDPARIEGIGVAPPGPIDQPAGAVVDPPLLRGWSRVPLRDALAEATDMPVFVEKDVTAAAVAEIWAGGHESTRSFVFVYIGTGIGSGIVVDGEVLRGTSGNAGEIGHIVTDSNGPECSCGMRGCIAVTCDPQSLVREAEALGVLNGERHRNGDVADGLLRLCAIAEEGNELANEILDRAAVRTARAVSVVTNLLDVDRVVFGGPFWEPLAKRYLEVMPSSLPSYRAARSIHPLELVSTRISDDVAAVGAACLLLEQTLGPRAERLMLAQ, from the coding sequence ATGAGAGGTTCGCACGTGCGCCGTGGCACCAACCTTCCCCGCATGGGGGACTTCAACCAGAGCGTCATCCTTGACGCCATCAGGCGCTCCAGCGAGGGGCTCAGCCGGGTGGAACTGGTTGAGCTGATCGGTCTGTCCCCGCAGGCCGTCTCCAACATTACGCGCCGCCTGCTGGCCGAGGAGCTCATCGTCGAGGCCGGCAAGGCGGGTTCCGGTCCCGGAAAGCCGCGCACCATCCTGCGGATCAATCCCTCGGGCCGCTTTGCGATCGGAGTGCACCTGGACCCCGCCGTCATGACGGTCCTGCTGATGGACCTGATGGGAGTGGTGCTTCAACGCCGGGTCCGGGAAACCCCGGTGGAGACCGAGCCGGCCCGAATCATCGAGATCATTGCCGATGAAGTGCGGGCGCTGATCGAGGAGTCTTCAGTCGATCCCGCCCGTATCGAGGGCATCGGGGTAGCGCCTCCCGGGCCGATCGACCAGCCGGCGGGCGCCGTCGTCGACCCTCCCCTCCTGAGGGGGTGGAGCCGGGTGCCGCTGCGGGACGCGCTGGCCGAGGCCACGGACATGCCCGTCTTCGTCGAAAAGGACGTCACGGCCGCGGCTGTTGCGGAGATCTGGGCTGGCGGCCACGAGAGCACCCGCAGTTTCGTCTTCGTCTATATCGGCACGGGTATCGGCAGCGGCATCGTGGTTGACGGCGAGGTGTTGCGCGGGACGTCCGGGAACGCGGGCGAGATCGGGCACATCGTCACGGATTCAAACGGACCCGAATGTTCATGCGGCATGCGCGGCTGCATTGCCGTCACGTGTGATCCGCAGTCGTTGGTGCGCGAGGCCGAGGCCCTCGGCGTCCTGAACGGGGAGCGCCACCGCAACGGTGACGTGGCGGACGGGCTCCTGCGGCTGTGCGCCATAGCCGAGGAGGGCAACGAGCTGGCGAATGAAATCCTCGACCGGGCCGCCGTCCGTACCGCCCGAGCAGTCTCCGTGGTCACCAACCTCCTGGACGTGGACCGCGTGGTTTTCGGGGGGCCGTTCTGGGAGCCGCTGGCGAAGCGCTACTTGGAAGTGATGCCGTCGTCGTTGCCGAGTTACCGGGCCGCGCGAAGCATCCATCCGCTGGAACTCGTGTCAACCAGAATCTCCGACGACGTGGCCGCCGTCGGCGCCGCCTGCCTGCTGCTTGAACAGACGCTGGGTCCCCGGGCCGAGCGCCTCATGCTCGCCCAGTGA